The genome window GGCAAAAAAGAACGGCGTGATGCTAACCTGGTAGGGTGCTGCTGATCTGGGAGGCCACGAATTGCACGAATTGGACGAATTCTTGGTCTCGATTTCGTAAAATTCGTCCAATTCGTGGCAAAAAAGAACGGCGTGATGCTAACCTGGTAGGGTGCTGCTGATCTGGGAGGCCACGAATTGCACGAATTGGACGAATTCTTGGTCTCGATTTCGTAAAATTCGTCCAATTCGTGGCAAAAAAGATCGACACTACACGCCGATATCCTCGTTCCACAGCTCCGGCCGGGCGGCGATGAAGTCCTCCATCAGCCGGATGCAGGCCGGGTCATCGAGGATGACCAGATCGACCCCCCGCGCGCGCACGTAATCCTCCGGCCCCTGGAAGGTGCGGTTCTCGCCGATCACGACCGTGGGGATTTTGTACAGCAGGGCTGTGCCGCTGCACATGTCGCAGGGCGAGAGGGTGGAGTACAGCACGGCCCGCTGGTAGTCCTTCGCCGTCAGCCGGCCGGCGTTTTCCAGGCAATCCATCTCGGCGTGGAGGATGGCGCTGCCCTTCTGCACCCGGCGGTTGTGGCCGCGCCCGACGATCTTGCCATCGATGACCAGCACCGAGCCGATGGGGATGCCGCCCTCGGCCAGCCCCTGTCTTGCTTCCTCGATGGCTGCCTGCATGAATTCATCCATTGCTTGTGTTCCTTATCGATTGAGATGTTTTGTGCGTTGAGTTCCGAGTTCCGTGTTTCGTGTTTCGTGTTGCGTGTTCCGTTTTCCGTGTTCCGTCCCACCTCGCCCGCGACTCTGACCACTGACTACCGACCACTGACTACCGACTACTGACCACTGACCACTGACCACTGACCACTGACTACTGACCTCTGATTACTCCCTCCGATACGCCTTCAAATACGCGCCCGGATAAGCGGCATTGCGGCCGGCGATGGCCAGGGCGGCGATCGTGACCAGATAGGGCAGAGCCAGGAAAAGCTCGTAGGGCAGGTCGAAACCCTGGGTTTGCAGCCGCAATTGCAGGGCGAAGACGCCGCCGAACAGCAACGCCCCCCACATCGCCCGGGCCGGGTCCCAGCGGGCGAAGATGACCAGGGCGATGCACACCCAGCCGCGCCCGGCGATGATCCCCGGCGAGAAGGCCCCCAACTGCGCCAGCGACAGAAACGCCCCGCCCGCCGCCATCAGGCCGCCGCCGATCAGCAGCCCGGCATAGCGCAGCCGAAACACGTTCAGCCCGGCGGCATCGGCCGCCTCGGGGTTTTCGCCCACCGCCCGCAGGTTCAGCCCGAAGTGCGTGCGGTACAGCACCCACCCGCCCAGCGGCGTCACCACCAGAAAGGCGAGATAGGTCAGCAGATACTGCGAGAAGACCGGCCCCAGGATGGGCAGGTCGCCGAAGGGCGAGAGTTGGGCGAAAGGATCGACCGAGGGCAGCACACTGCTTTCGCCAAACACCAGCCGGAACCCGAACAGCGACAGCCCTCCGCACAGCAGCGTGATCCCCAGCCCCGACACATGCTGATTCAGCCCCAGCGTCACCACCAGCAGGCCCATCAGCAAGGCCATCACCAGCCCTGCCGCCACCGCCGCCAGCAGCCCCAACCACAGATAGCCGCCCAGCCCGGCAGCCTCGGCATGGTAGGCCACGGCAAAGCCCACGAACGCGCCCAGGAACATGATCCCCTCGATGCCCAGATTGAGCACACCCCCCCGCTCGGTGAAAACCTCGCCGATGGCGGCCAGAACCAGGGGCGTGGCCACGCGCAGGGTGGCGGCGACCAAACCGACCAGGAAGACGACGAGGGCGGAATCGTTCATAGTCGGGTCAGCGCGAACGAGTGAAGCGGACGCGGTAGGCTTGCAGCAGCAGCGCCGCCAGGGTGGTGATCAGCAGCGTGGCCTGGATGACATCGCCCAGGTAGACCGGCACCCCCAGGGCGCGGCTGACGCTCTGGGCGCCGGTGTCGATCAGTCCGATGAACAGCGCCGCCGCCGCCGCTCCAAACGGGTTGAGCGTACCCAGGGTGGCGACGATGATGCCGGTGTAGCCCGCCCCGCCGGAAATGCCATCCACCAGATGATAGTGGATGCCGGCCACCTCGCTCACCCCGGCCAGCCCGGCAATGCCGCCGCTGACCAGGGCCGAGACCAGCAGTGTGCGCTCGACCTTGATGCCCGTAAACCGGGCTGCGGCCGGCCCCATCCCCACCGCCCGCATCCTCAGCCCAAAGGCTGTGCGGCTGAGCACGAACCAGACGAGGAGGATGACGGCCACGGCCAGGAGGAAGCCCAGGTGCAGCCGGGTGCGCGGGATCAGCCGCGGGAAGATGGCGGCGGCGGCGAT of Caldilineales bacterium contains these proteins:
- a CDS encoding nucleoside deaminase, which translates into the protein MDEFMQAAIEEARQGLAEGGIPIGSVLVIDGKIVGRGHNRRVQKGSAILHAEMDCLENAGRLTAKDYQRAVLYSTLSPCDMCSGTALLYKIPTVVIGENRTFQGPEDYVRARGVDLVILDDPACIRLMEDFIAARPELWNEDIGV
- a CDS encoding ABC transporter permease, translated to MNDSALVVFLVGLVAATLRVATPLVLAAIGEVFTERGGVLNLGIEGIMFLGAFVGFAVAYHAEAAGLGGYLWLGLLAAVAAGLVMALLMGLLVVTLGLNQHVSGLGITLLCGGLSLFGFRLVFGESSVLPSVDPFAQLSPFGDLPILGPVFSQYLLTYLAFLVVTPLGGWVLYRTHFGLNLRAVGENPEAADAAGLNVFRLRYAGLLIGGGLMAAGGAFLSLAQLGAFSPGIIAGRGWVCIALVIFARWDPARAMWGALLFGGVFALQLRLQTQGFDLPYELFLALPYLVTIAALAIAGRNAAYPGAYLKAYRRE